The genome window TAATAGTATTGATTTTTGGTTGGTTTAATAGCTGCTATTATTTTATTATGATTATCCTTAACTAATACCAAACAGATCGAATTAGCTGCAGATTAAAAAGATTTACACAGATTTTAAAAAAATAGTAATGAAATCTGTGAGAATCTGCGCAATCAGTGGCGAAAAAAATACATGGTATTATTTGCGGACAGTCATATTATTTTATAACAATATCAATTTTGTTTTTAATATCTCTGGAAGAATTTCCAATATGCAAAATATATTTCCCTGGCTCTACGATCCATTTTTTGCTCTCGGTGCTATAATATGCTAATTCTTTTACAGGAACCTGAATTGTTACAACTGCAGATTTTCCGACACCAACAAATACTTTTTGAAATCCTTTTAACTCTTGAGCAGCGCGGTCGATTTTTGAATCTGCTTTAGAAGCATACAATTGTACTACTTCTTTACCATCTGCTTTTCCTGTGTTCTTAACCGTTACTGAAACTGTGATTTTTTCATTATCAGCATAAGATTCTTTATCTGCTTTTGCATCACTGAAAGCAAAAGTAGTATATGATAATCCGTATCCGAAAGGATATAAAGGTTCAACGTTTTTAGTATCAAACCATCTGTATCCTACCAAAATTCCTTCTTTATATTCAACCGCTTTATCGCCGGGGAAACTATTAGTAGCGTGAGCAGGAGAATCCATTAATTTCTTGGGCATTGTCCAAGGTAATTTCCCTGAAGGATTTACTTTTCCTAACAATACATCGGCCAATGCGTTTCCTCCTTCAGAACCATTGAACCAGCTCCACACTAAGGCATTTGTTTTTTTGCTTAAATCATTAATTTCAAAAGGAGCTCCAGCAATTAAAACCACTATCGTTCTTGAATTTACTTCCAATACTTTTTTAATTAATTCTTCTTGGCCAAATGGTAAATTTAATGTTCGGCGATCTGAAGATTCTGTTTCATAATCGCGGTTTGAACCGGCAAAAACAACAGCCACATCTGAGTTTTTAGCCGCTTCTATTGCTTCCTGCAGTTTGGCTGGATCTAATTGATCAATTGTAACTAGACCTGTAGAAGTTATATTTCCTAAGTTTCCAGCATTTTTTTTATCATAACGCTCCAAATATCCTTCTGCATAATTAATTTTAATAGAAGCTGGGAGTCTGTTTTTTAATCCTTCTAGAGGAGTAATTTCTCTTTTTGTTTTTACACCAGCTCCAAATCCGCCCAAAGCATTTTTCTTCGCTGCATTATTACCAATAACTGCAATAGATTTTACGCCGTCTAATTTTATAGGCAGTGCGTTATTTTCGTTTTTCAAAAGTACTATCGCTTCTGAAGCAATTTTGTAGGCATCCTGATAATGTGCTTCGGTAGCAATACTTCCTGTGGCACGTTTTTTTCCGCCCATTGCTTTTACCTGATACAAAGTATGCAGAATACGTCTTACATGTTTGTCAATTTCTTTTTCTGAAATTTCACCTTTTTGGGCTGCTACAATTAATTTGTCAGCCAGGAAAAATTCGTTAAACTTTTTTGGAGTCCCCATTTCGACATCCAATCCATTCTCTAAAGATTTTACAGTAGAATGCACTGCAGCCCAATCAGACACCACAATACCTTTAAAGTTCCATTCGTCACGTAAAATTTTATTTAGCATATAATCATTCTCACATAAATATTCACCTCTGAATTTATTATAAGCTCCCATAATACTATACGCTTTTGCTTCTCTAACAGATGCTTCAAAAGCAGGCAGATAGATTTCACGGAGTGCACGCTCATCAATCTGTACATCAACAAAATCACGGTTCGTTTCCTGATTATTAGCAGCAAAATGTTTTACGCAGGCCATAACATCATTATCCTGCAGACCAACAATTAAAGGCACAGCCATCTTTTTGTTCAAAAATGGGTCTTCACTCATATATTCATACGTTCTGCCCCCAAGCGGTGTTCTGACGATATTAATAGCAGGTGAAAGCAGCATATCCTTATCTCTGGCACGCATTTCCTGTCCTAAGCTACTCCCGAAAGTATATCCCATTTCTGTATTCCAAGTAGCCGATAATGCGCCGCCCGCTGGATAATAAGTCGCAAAATCGTTTGTTAATCCCGCTGGAGACCAGTTATCACGGGAAATTTCTTCACGTACTCCAAGCGGTCCATCTGCCATTTTTAATTCTGGAATCCCCAAGCGTTTTACTCCTCCTGAAGTAAACATACTGTTACCATGCAGCATTCCTATTTTTTCTTCCAGAGTCATTTGCGAAATCAGCTTCTCAATAGCGGCATCATTCTCATTTGTTATCTCTTTTCCAACATAAGTATTCTGCTGTTTTTTAGATTTCACTGCCTGTGCGCTGCCGTCAGCAAATGCCAGAATAGACACAGCTATAGCAGCATATTTTATTTTATTCTTCATTTTTATTCGGAATTATTATGATTAATTATTGGTTTAAATTTTCAAGTAACTATTGCTTAACAAAACTGAAAAAGACAACATCATTCTCATTTATCTTATAACTTCTGCTATATTTTCCTGTAGCATCAATGGTCACTTTCTCAGTTGCAATTGGCAGACCGCTGTTCTTCTGCTTAATTGATTTTACTTGTTCAAGAGTTAGCTGGCTTGGTCTTCCCATCGCAAAATAATCGGTGTAAGCATCATTGACTTTATAACCCACTTTATAAATCTCCAGATTATATTTTCCTTTCTGTAAGCCTTCCACTTCAATCTTAACCTCCCCTTTTGATTTTGATGGTAAATCTTTTATATAATAGGCTTGATTATTCACATCCTTTTCAGGAAGTGTATAAGTGAAATCCCAAAATAAAAGCTGTACATTGCCCTTAGCATTTTTAGTTGCCCAAGAGGAAGTGTCACTGTTTTTCAGCTCAATCTCTCCTAATTTGTTCATTAGAAAATAAGAGAAATAAGCTGGTTTTTTAATTCCCTGCGTGTTCAATAATCCGAAGCCTCCGTGAAAAGGCGTGAATCTTGGGCCCGGTTCTTCAAAAATATCGGTAAAAACCCAATACGACATTGAATTTGGAGCATTGCCTGATTGTTTTAATTTTTTAAGAATATAAGCCGCCGAATGGTAGCTGTCATGAATTGGATCGGCAGGAGTGTAAGACGTACTCCATTCGGTATAATGCAGTTCGAGATTTGGTTTAGCCGAAGCTGCAATTTGTTTTCTGGAATTAATAACATCACCGCTTACGCTCCACTCGTCCTTATTTAAAACAGTACCTGTAGAACCGTATTCATCCAAATATCCTTGGCTTACACCATAGGTATGTGTCGAAATAAAATCAATTGGTACATTATTTTTAGCGCAAAAATCAATGGTTTCCGGAACCCAGCCAGCGCCTGCAGTTGCGGGACCGCCAACTTTGTAAGCAGGGTCTACACTTTTGACAGCTTTTGCAGCATACTCATATAATTTGAAATAATCCTGCTGCGTTCCTGTCCAAAATCCTGGCGAAAGATTCGGCTCATTCCAAACTTCAAAATACCAGGTTTTTACTTCAGCAGCTCCGTAGCGCTGAGTAAAATGCTGTGTCAGGTTTTTAATTAAATCACCCCATTTAGTATAATCTTTTGGCGGAGTAACATTCCCTTTCCACCAAAAAATAGTTTCTTTTCCGCTCGCTAATGCTGACGGCATAAAACCCAATTCCACAAAAGGTTTCATTTTAATACTCAAAAGAAAATCGAATAAAACATCAACATACTGGTAGTTGTATTCGGGATTTCCTTTGCTGTCCTCACGATACACTGCCATATCATCTGTCAGTAAACCATGCATACGAATGTATTTAAAATCACATTCCTTTTTGGCCATAGCCAGCTGCTGCTGCCAATCGGCACGCAAGCCCTCATTGGCACGGCCTGCACCAATACATTCTTTGAACATGGTGTTCATTTTCCCGGTAACATTATTATAATTTACTTTTATAATTCTGTTATCAGAACTGCTGTTTTGTCCAAACAAATTGAAATTGATTGAATTAATGAAAACCAGTACTGTTATTAAAATTCTTTTCATAAAATATGTTTGAAATTAAACCATTGAATTGTGATTTTTTTACTGTGAAAATTGTTGCTGTTATTGTTGTAGAGATGCACTGCAGTACATCTTTACAACAAAATATCCAGACTATAATTTTTTGAATCTAACTGCTGTTCCTCCGGCTCCTCCTAAATGTAATTTTAGTTTATCTGAAGCTTTAACGGTTTTCTTCGAAATCGCAATTGCAGATGGATTATGTGTCTCATCAGTACCTTCGGCATCAGCATAAATCTGAGCTTCGTAAGTCGCGTTTTTATCTAAAAATGACAATGAAACTTCAACATCACGCGCTTTTTCATTTGTTATAGTTCCTAAATACCAATCAGCACTATTTCTGTCTTTACGGACAGTAGTAATGTATTCTCCAATTTTTCCTTCCAGTACTTTTGTATCTTCCCAGTCAGTTGGGACATCTTTTAAGAACTGCAAAGCTGGTTTGCCTTCGTAATTTTCAGGAAGATCGGCCATCATTTGAATTGGAGCATAAATGGTTATATACAATGCCAGCTGCTGTGCTGCTGTACCGTGAACTCTTTTTCCAGGATAACCTTGTTTTACCTCAACATCAAAAATCCCCGGCGTAAAATCCATTGGTCCAGAAAGCAGTCTCGTAAAAGGAATAATAGTTAAATGACTTGGAGGGTTTCCTTCACTCCAAGCATTGTACTCCTGCCCTCTGGCTGCTTCTCTCGAAACCATATTTGGAAAAGTACGGCGTTCCCCTGTATCTTTTATCGACTCATGATACAATACTGCCAAGTCATATGATGCTGCTTTCTCTAAAATATATCTGAAATAATTCACTCCAAATTGTCCGAAATGATTTTCTTTCATATTTAATTTAGAACCCACGTGTCCAATTTTCACCGAGTGCATTCCTAATCTTTTGTACAAAGCAAAAGCATCATCCACTTCTTTTAAGTAATTAATCAGGTTTGAACCAGTTTCGTGGTAACCAATTAACGCAACGCCTTTTTTATTTCCATACTCCACAACTTTTTCTAAATCGAAGTTGTCTGCACTTTTTGTGAAACTGAACATGTGCATTTTGTTTTCATACCAAGCCGGTGTCCAGCCTTTGTTCCAGCCTTCAATCAGCAGATGATGAAAACCTTCTTTAGCTGTAAAATCCATATATTCTTCGGCACGTTTGGTTGTTGCACCCTGAATTGGACTTTCCCAAAATGAATATTTCCCGATGTGCATTCCCCACCAGATTCCGAAATATTTGTATGGTTTAAAATAATCTACTTTACCTAATTTATTTGGATCATTAAGATTCAGAATCAAATAAGAAGTGATTAAATCCCCTGGCTTTTCACCAATTTGAAGTGTTCTCCATGAAGACGTAAAAGCGTCTTTTACTCTTACTTTCACCCCATCAGCCCAAGGCACCAAATCAGATTTCAACTGTGTTCCTGTATTGTTTACCAAAGTCATGCTGGCAAAATCTTTTAGATTAGCTTCATGAAAACTTAAAGCCAGTCCGCTTTTGCTTTCAATAGTGAGCGGTGTAAGAACGGTATCAAGAGTACTTACCGGTGCATCTTTAAAAAGGTATTCATCACGATTTTCTCTGTTAGCCGGAATCCACCATGCTTTTCCGTCGTCTTTCAGATTGAAAGTCGTTTTTTCATCCATGATAAAAATACTGTCATTCTTTTCTTGTTTTGGATATTCGTATCTAAAAGCAATACCATCATCATAGGCGCGAAACTGAATGTTCAGTCTTCGTTTTTCACTGCTCTTTTGCTGCAGCTGCACAACCATCTCATTATAGTGGTTTCTAATTTTTTTCTTTTCTCCCCATACCTGTTCCCAAGTTTCATCAAAAGAACTGTTTTTTACATCGATAACTTCAAAATTGGTACTGAAATCCTCATTGCCTTTTAACACAAAACCCAAATCAGAGGGCGCAATTACTTGGATTTTACCATGCGAAACAGCATATTTTGGAACTGTTTTATCAAGGCTGAACTTAATTTTGTTTATTCCTCCTGGAGAAGCCAGTTCATAAGATTTGCTTTTTTGGGCCTGTGCAGTACCAACAACTGTTAGTGCTGTTAAAAATGCCGGAAGTATGATTTTTTTTAACATGGTATTATTTTTTAAATGTAATTTTTAAAATCGGGGGAAACCCTAACCTAACCCCCGATTTTCAATTTAAACAAAACTCAATCTAAATTATTTTACCCACTCCGTTTTGAAAGTGGTTTTTCCGTTTAACGGATTTGATGCTGTTTCAAAGCTGTTTCCTTTTTTAGAAACTGTAATTGTCTGTACTACGTCTCCGTCTGGCAGGAAAACTTTAGCTTCAGCAGTTGTTGTCGCATCAGATGCATATACTTTTAAAATCAATTTGCTCCAGTCCATATCTTTGGTAGACTGAGCAAGTCCAATATGAGGAAGTGCTGTACCGTCTTTTACTAAAACTACGATTGGCACTTCGCCAGCCTGAATTTTATGCCATCCGCCCTGATATACTTTCTTAGTCTGGTAATCAATCCATGTTCCAGGAGGAAGGTAAACGTCTCTTTCTGTAACTTCTTCAAAAAGTGGTGCTACCAAAATACTTGAGCCAAATAAATATTCATTATCTACTAACCAAGATCCTGGATCATTTGGATATTCAAGGAACAAAGCACGCATCATCGGCAGTCCTTTTTGAGAACTTTCTTTAGCCTGAGCATAGATGTAAGGCATTAACTCGTAACGCATGTTATCAGCTTTTCTGAAAGTTTCCAAAAAGTCTTTGCTGTATAACCAAGGCTCTCTTGGAGGCTCACCGTGGCTTCTTACGTGTGAAGTAAACATTCCGAACGGAGCCCATCTTCTGTATAAATTCTCTGGAGATTTAGTAGCAAATCCTCCCACATCATGACTCCAGAAACTGAAACCGCTTAATCCTAATGAAAGCCCGCCTCTTAACTCGGCTGACATTGCTCCGTTGCTTGTTTCGGCATCACCGCCCCAATGCAATGGGTAACGCTGGCTTCCTGCCCAAGTACTTCTGGCCCAGATTAATGTATAACCTTTTTCTTTTTGAGTAATTTCAGCAACCGCTTTGTTATAACGCAGCGGATATAAATTATGCTCATAAAAACCAGTGCGTCCAGAATGATAAATTCCTTCCGGCGGTGCAGCTTCACCAAAATCTACTTTAAAAACGGAAACGCCCTGATCGAATAATTTTTTCAATTTTGCCTGATACCAGGTTACTGTTTCAGGATTTGAGAAATCCAGTACAGCATCTTCATACGGAAGATTCCCTTTGCGGTCTCTCACTGCCAGATTTTTGTCCATGATTTCATTGAACAAGGTGTTTTTTGGTGTGAAATAAGGCAGTTGCCATAAACACACATGGTATCCGTCATCTTTCAAATCTGACATCATTTTTTGTGCGTCCGGGAAACGGGATTTTGCAAACTCATAATTGTTTCTCCAGTCTACATCAAACCAGCCTGTATCGAAGTGAATAACATCGGTTGGGATTTTATAGGCACGTAAATCTTTAGCAACCTGACGGCCTTCTTTTTCAGAAAAATAAGTAATACGGCTCATCCAGAAACCAAATGACCAAAGCGGCGGCATTGCAGCTTTTCCTGTTAAGTTGGTGTATTCGTCAAGAACTTCTTTTGGTTCTCCAATGAAGAAAAACAAATCGGCTTCATCATCACCAATATACATTTCATTGGCACTGCCGAAATATTTCCCAAAATCAACTGTGATTGGTGTCGAATGGTGCATGAAAACGCCATAACCACGGCTGCTCATATAAAACGGAACAGGTTTGTACATCGTTTCGTTCTGAATACCATTGGCATCATCTGTCCATAAAACTACTTTTTGGCCGCGTTTGTTGAATTGGGTAAATGACTCACCGCATCCAAATATTTTTTCGTCCGGCTCTAAGCTGAAAGCCGCTCCCATACTTCTGGAATAATCGCTGTTTCTGCGCACATACGAAAACGGAAGTGTTGGTGTATAAGTGTTTTTAAAATCAGAATCGTGAAGCGTGCTGGTAAGCAGTTTTCCTTTTTCGTCATAAATTTTGATATGCCATGGTTTTGACAAAATCTCAACAGAACCATGCTTGCTTGTGTATTTGTAACCGCCTTCTATTTTGGAAGATTTCCATAATTCCGGGTGATTCGGAGCAACTCCGTTAATTAACATCAAGGATTCTTTCTCTGGATGAAACTGCGGTCCGGAAGTAGTTTTAATACGAATAGAACGATCAGACACAAACTGAATCTGGAAAGGAAGTTCAGGAGACACTTCGTACTCTGTAGTTGGGAATTCATTAGCAGGAACAACACCCGGCTTCATCATCATATTGTTAAAAGCCTGACGTGTCTGGTAATTGTAACGCAGATATTTTATAGTTCCTTTTCCTGTTGCAGGATCGAAACTGGCTAACTCATCAGCAAAATAAAAAGTGTTCAAATAATTCTGAAAATCTTTGCTGATATCTATTGGAGCGTTTAATACATCCGCATTCTGGATTTGTGCCGAAGCTTTTTGCGAAAGCAGTAAACCAAAGCCCATAAAAAGCGATAAGGAAGCTAACTGTATTTTCTTCATTGTGTTTATTTTTGGTTATTAGTTAAATATTTATTCTGCTGTAATTATAATTGTATTTTGTTTTAATCCGCCAGCCTGCGCTGTCAATTCTATTTTCCCTTTTTTAGTGCCTGACTGAACAACGACTAAACATTTTCCGTTAAGCGCTGTATGCTTTAAACCTTTGTACGATTCATGACTTACTGGATCTCCGCTGCATACTCCCACAATTTTTCCGTTTCCTTTTAATGAAAATTGTATTTCGTTATTTGCTTTTGGTGAAAGCACACCTTTTGCATCCAAAATATCTACCGTTATAAAAGACAAATCGTTTCCATCCGCTTTTATTGTACTTCTGTCGGCTCTTAATTTTAATTGAGAAGGATTTCCAGCGGTTTTTATTTCGGATTCTAAAACTGTTTTTCCGTTTTTACGGGAAATGGCTTTTAAAGTTCCTGACTGAAAAGGAATTCTCCACATTACATGAAGATCGTCTCCTTTTTTACTTCGAATGCCGACTGATTTTCCGTTTAATAATAATTCTACCTCATCGGCATTATTGTAATACGCCCAAACATCAACAGTTTGTCCGGCTTTCCAGTTCCAGTGTGGTAAAAGGTGAAGAACTGTTTTGTTGGTCCATTCACTTTGGTACATATAATACACATCTTTTGGGAAACCAGCCAAATCCACAATCCCAAAATAAGAACTGATAGACGGCCACTCATAAGGAGTTGGCTCACCAATATAATCGAAGCCTGTCCAAATGTACATTCCGGCAAGGAAATCGTATTTTTTCATCACTTTCCAAGTCGCTTCGTGAGTAGAACCCCATGGTGCCTGAACCTGATCGTATGCAGATACTGTATTATCTGGATTTCCATCGGTAAATTTAAGATCCCATCTTACCGGCCATTTTTTTATTGATTGAGAATCTTCATCATAATAGCCTCGAGTTGCTAGAGCTGAAGTAGTTTCAGTTGCTATGAAAGGTGTATTTGGAAAGTTTTTTTGATGGTGCTCAAAAGTCTGGTGAGCATAGTTGTAACCGATAATATCCAAAGCTCCCGAAGTGGCTAATTTATTGAAATAAGTATCGTTTTTTTCAAACTGAAGTGTTACCTCATCAATTTTCATATTAACTGCAGGATTCATTCCAGCAGTTACTAATCGTGTGGTATCCAGTTTTTTTACGATTCCAGCTAATTCTTTGGCAATGACCGGACCTTCATCACTCCATTGTTCTGGGATTTCGTTACCGATACTCCACATAAATATACTTGGATGATTTCGGTCACGAAGGATTTGATCCTGTAAATCCCTAACATGCCATTTATCCCAGTCTAGGCTGTAATCGTATTTGGTCTTGCCTTTTTTCCACATATCAAAAGCTTCGTCCATAACAATGAAACCCATTTTGTCACAAAGATCCAAAAGCTCTGGTGCAGGAGGGTTATGGGAAGTTCTGATTCCGTTAACACCCATTTCTTTGAGAATTTCCAATTGACGTTCTATGGCTCTGGTATTAACCGCAGAACCCAATGGACCTAAATCATGGTGCATGCAGACACCTTTGATTTTGACTTGTTTTCCATTTAAAAGAAAACCTTTGTTAAGATCAAATTTGAAATATCTGATTCCGAAGCTGGTTTTGTATTCGTCAGCAATCTTGTCATCTATGCTGATTGTTGTAACCGCAGTGTACAGTTCCGGTTTTTCGTCAGACCATAAAATAGGATTATTAACGATTAAGTCTTGATTGAGAACCTGATCTGCATTTGCAGCAATGGTTATATTTTGGGTAACCGAAGTTACTTTAGTGTCTTCTTTAAAAATAGCAGTTGTTACTATCGCATTTTTGGAAACTGCATTTTGATTCTGAATCGTAGTTTCTAAACTTACCGAAGCTTTATCGGCAGTAACTTTTGGAGTGGTAATATACGTTCCCCATTGTCCAACATGTAATTTATCAGTTGTTTCCAGCCATACGTTTCTAAATATTCCAGAACCGGAATACCAGCGTGAATTGGGCTGTTTTGAATTGTCTGCCTTAACAATAATTTCGTTGTTTTTATCTCCATAATTCAAATAAGGAGACATGTCATATTGAAAACCAATATATCCATTTGGGCGTTTTCCTAAATAATGCCCGTTAATCCAGACTTCGCTGTTTTTATATACCCCATCAAAAACAATTGACGTGATTTTTTCTTTATTTTCTAAAGCAACTTTAAATGTTTTTTTATACCATCCTAAACCACCCGTAAGTGCTCCGCCTCCATAACCTGAAGGGCTTTTTTCATTAAATTTACCTTCAATACTCCAATCATGAGGAACATTTAAGGTTCTCCATTTTGTTGAAGCTGCAATCGTATCATTATCAATAATACTATCATTCAAATGAAAACTCCAATCGGAATTAAACGCAATTTTTCTGGAATTGAAGCCAGCTTCATTTCCATTACATGACACTGCTAGAACTATTATTCCCAGCAGGGCTAAAGTTTGTATAAAACTGCTTAAATATTTCATTAGATAAATTATAATATTTTTAAAGTAATATAAATGTACCGATAAGTAAATCAAAATATTACCTATCGATACATTTAATTATTATTCAAAAAGTGTTTTTATCACACTCTTAATTATAGAGAACTTAAAACAAAATGGAAAACCATATATTCACTCTTGTTTGGATCTCTTTTTCCAAACCAGATATCGGTAACAACATTGCCAGTTTTTGCAGTTTTTACAATTTTCCACTGATTTTTATCTGTTGTAGAAACGGATGCCCAAGAATTTCCAATTGGAAATGAAGGGGTTATACCTGCAAAAGTGATAATATTAGTTCCATCTGTACTTGCCGTAAAAGTTCCTGATGCTGTAGCACCTGTACTTGATACGCTGCTAACAGTGCCATTACTAGAAAATGAAATTTTATTTTTTACAACAGTAGCCTGATCAGCTGCTGTGAAAGCTGCCCAATCCGGATAATCTGCAACTGAATTCCAGTTGTTTAAGAAAGTTCCATCTAAACTTGTCCAATTGAAAGGAGTGTCTTTGCTTAACGCCCATGTTTTAGTAGTTGTAGTTGTAGTCGATAATAAATCACCTACTGTACCTCCATTTAAATCAATACTTGGATTTGGATCTGCAACAGCAGTTGGCACCCAATTGTCACTATACTCTTTTGATATAAAGTTGTAAACCAATGTTGCTGCTCCATCACAGCTGCCTTTTCTTAAAACACCAACTTGTAATGTGTTTGCAGTGATAGACATAATTTTCATTGATTTCCAGTTATCAACACAGTTCTCATATTCATTGCTATGCAAAATAGTCGCACCAGAAGTAGTTATAATTTTTTTATCAGCGTCTAAAAAGTACGTCCCTGATTCTTTACCATAACTTGGGCTCATTTTATGATCTGTTGTCAAAAATGGACCTCCATTTAAACTAAATGTCATAGTTCCATAATCGCCTTTGGCTGCAATCCATTGATTCCCTTTCCATTCTGGACTCCAATTCCAGCAATCAGTACCGTAACATCCTTTATCGCCTCCTTCTAACCATGCATTATCGGTACCGTAAAAGAACATAGGTCCTGCAAAAAATTTCGAAACTCCATTTGCATCTAAATCCAAAACCCATGTTTTAGATTTTCCAACCCCGCCCGAAAGTAAATTCCAAAGAGGATCGTTTACATAATTTAAGTTATCCTTAGTAACAGTAATTGTTACTGGATCTAATTCTACTATACCACCGCCAGTAACTGCAGTAATTTTTATCGTATAATTACCTTTAAAAGCATATTTTACAGTTTCATTAGCTTTGTTTGATTTCCCCGTAACATAGTCCCAGGTAAGTACAACACCTGGGGTAGTATTTTTCAGAATTACAGTATTTCCGCCTGGATCAGCTGCTAAATCCTGAGTAATATCAAAATGTATATCCGATTTATCAGTAATACCATCTAATGAATACGTATCCGGTGAACAAGATGGCACTAATACTAGTACCATTAACATCAAAAATGATGTAATTAATAATTTAGTCTTTTTCATTTTTTTAAATTTTTAGTTAAAATTACCAACCAGCATTTTGCTTTAAAACTCCACCAGATAACGTGATTTGTGTATTAGGAATTTGCTGCAGTCCTTTTGTAGCTTGGATTTTGGCAGCCGAAATCGTTTTTGTACCAGCAACTCCTCCGCTTAGCAAGGTTGTAGTTTCTGCAATAGCTGAAGAAGCTGTACCGATCCCCTGGCGCAATAAATCATAATATCTAATACCTTCAAGAGCAAATTCTAAATGTCTTTCTTTTAAAATATTATCTTTACTTACAGGCAGAGATACAAAACTGGCTTTATAAGCTCTTTGTCTTACTTGGTCAAAATAAGACTGAGCGCTTCCGCTTCCTAATTCAGCAGCCATCAGCAAAACATCAGCATATCTCATTACAGTATAATCCTGGAATTGACTGATGTCCCAAAACGCACTTCCCATTGCAATAGGAAGTTCAATTCCTTTATCATTAATCATTGGGCAATATTTTTTGTTGTAATATCCAGTATACTCCCTTTGATTGTTTATTTTGTCAAACGCAATGTTTTCTTCTTTAATTCCAATTACAGTTGCACCACGTCTTGTATCGTTGGCATTATAAGTATTCCATAATTTCGAATTTACAGTAACTCCCCATCCGTGTGCATAAGGAAAAGATGAAA of Flavobacterium marginilacus contains these proteins:
- a CDS encoding alpha-xylosidase is translated as MKKIQLASLSLFMGFGLLLSQKASAQIQNADVLNAPIDISKDFQNYLNTFYFADELASFDPATGKGTIKYLRYNYQTRQAFNNMMMKPGVVPANEFPTTEYEVSPELPFQIQFVSDRSIRIKTTSGPQFHPEKESLMLINGVAPNHPELWKSSKIEGGYKYTSKHGSVEILSKPWHIKIYDEKGKLLTSTLHDSDFKNTYTPTLPFSYVRRNSDYSRSMGAAFSLEPDEKIFGCGESFTQFNKRGQKVVLWTDDANGIQNETMYKPVPFYMSSRGYGVFMHHSTPITVDFGKYFGSANEMYIGDDEADLFFFIGEPKEVLDEYTNLTGKAAMPPLWSFGFWMSRITYFSEKEGRQVAKDLRAYKIPTDVIHFDTGWFDVDWRNNYEFAKSRFPDAQKMMSDLKDDGYHVCLWQLPYFTPKNTLFNEIMDKNLAVRDRKGNLPYEDAVLDFSNPETVTWYQAKLKKLFDQGVSVFKVDFGEAAPPEGIYHSGRTGFYEHNLYPLRYNKAVAEITQKEKGYTLIWARSTWAGSQRYPLHWGGDAETSNGAMSAELRGGLSLGLSGFSFWSHDVGGFATKSPENLYRRWAPFGMFTSHVRSHGEPPREPWLYSKDFLETFRKADNMRYELMPYIYAQAKESSQKGLPMMRALFLEYPNDPGSWLVDNEYLFGSSILVAPLFEEVTERDVYLPPGTWIDYQTKKVYQGGWHKIQAGEVPIVVLVKDGTALPHIGLAQSTKDMDWSKLILKVYASDATTTAEAKVFLPDGDVVQTITVSKKGNSFETASNPLNGKTTFKTEWVK
- a CDS encoding glycoside hydrolase family 2 TIM barrel-domain containing protein is translated as MKYLSSFIQTLALLGIIVLAVSCNGNEAGFNSRKIAFNSDWSFHLNDSIIDNDTIAASTKWRTLNVPHDWSIEGKFNEKSPSGYGGGALTGGLGWYKKTFKVALENKEKITSIVFDGVYKNSEVWINGHYLGKRPNGYIGFQYDMSPYLNYGDKNNEIIVKADNSKQPNSRWYSGSGIFRNVWLETTDKLHVGQWGTYITTPKVTADKASVSLETTIQNQNAVSKNAIVTTAIFKEDTKVTSVTQNITIAANADQVLNQDLIVNNPILWSDEKPELYTAVTTISIDDKIADEYKTSFGIRYFKFDLNKGFLLNGKQVKIKGVCMHHDLGPLGSAVNTRAIERQLEILKEMGVNGIRTSHNPPAPELLDLCDKMGFIVMDEAFDMWKKGKTKYDYSLDWDKWHVRDLQDQILRDRNHPSIFMWSIGNEIPEQWSDEGPVIAKELAGIVKKLDTTRLVTAGMNPAVNMKIDEVTLQFEKNDTYFNKLATSGALDIIGYNYAHQTFEHHQKNFPNTPFIATETTSALATRGYYDEDSQSIKKWPVRWDLKFTDGNPDNTVSAYDQVQAPWGSTHEATWKVMKKYDFLAGMYIWTGFDYIGEPTPYEWPSISSYFGIVDLAGFPKDVYYMYQSEWTNKTVLHLLPHWNWKAGQTVDVWAYYNNADEVELLLNGKSVGIRSKKGDDLHVMWRIPFQSGTLKAISRKNGKTVLESEIKTAGNPSQLKLRADRSTIKADGNDLSFITVDILDAKGVLSPKANNEIQFSLKGNGKIVGVCSGDPVSHESYKGLKHTALNGKCLVVVQSGTKKGKIELTAQAGGLKQNTIIITAE